The following are encoded together in the Mycolicibacterium arabiense genome:
- a CDS encoding FadD3 family acyl-CoA ligase has protein sequence MSSRWQTIPEMVLSSADRFGDAEAVVDGSLRLTFVQLAERIRNAAGAFGELGVAKGDRVAIWAPNSAEWIVAAFGIVTAGAVLVPVNTRFKASEAADVVSRSGAKAVLVQPGFLGQDYSLGPNDDVACDVPTIDLKSDFLASGSPLERRVDGGDVADVIYTSGTTGRPKGVMMNHTQTLRLYAEWCDLADLREGDRYLAVNPFFHTFGYKAGCIASLIRGATILPVPVFDVDAVVDLVEAERITMLPGPPTLYHSLLGVADKSRLATLRAGVTGASDIPVELIRRVHTELPFQTLATGYGLTECGTATLSRPGDTFTDIATTVGTPCDGVEVRLADDREVLVRGYSVMQGYLDDPAATAEAIDADGWLHTGDLGEFTDSGRLRIVGRKKDMFIVGGFNAYPAEIEGFLLEHPAIAQAAVIGVPDERLGQVGKAFVVLRDGAAPLSADDVVEWSRGRMAGFKVPRSVQFLDELPTNATGKVVKDLLR, from the coding sequence CATCCCCGAGATGGTCCTCAGCTCAGCCGACCGGTTCGGTGACGCTGAGGCAGTCGTCGACGGTTCGCTGCGCCTGACATTCGTCCAGCTCGCCGAGCGCATCCGCAACGCCGCGGGTGCGTTCGGCGAGCTGGGCGTCGCCAAGGGTGACAGGGTTGCGATCTGGGCCCCCAACTCCGCCGAGTGGATCGTCGCCGCGTTCGGCATCGTGACCGCAGGCGCAGTCCTGGTTCCGGTGAACACCCGGTTCAAGGCCTCCGAAGCGGCCGACGTGGTGTCGCGCAGCGGCGCCAAGGCCGTCCTCGTGCAGCCGGGCTTCCTCGGCCAGGACTACTCCCTGGGGCCGAACGACGATGTCGCCTGCGACGTTCCGACCATCGACCTGAAGTCCGACTTCCTCGCCAGCGGCTCACCGCTGGAGCGCCGGGTGGACGGCGGGGACGTCGCCGACGTCATCTACACCTCCGGCACCACCGGCAGGCCCAAGGGCGTGATGATGAATCACACCCAGACCCTGCGCCTGTACGCCGAATGGTGCGACCTCGCCGACCTGCGCGAGGGCGATCGATACCTCGCGGTCAACCCGTTCTTCCACACCTTCGGCTACAAGGCGGGGTGCATCGCGTCGCTCATCCGTGGTGCCACGATCCTGCCCGTACCCGTATTCGACGTCGACGCCGTGGTCGACCTCGTCGAGGCCGAGCGCATCACGATGCTGCCCGGCCCTCCGACGCTGTATCACTCGCTGCTCGGGGTGGCCGACAAGTCCAGGCTGGCCACCTTGCGCGCCGGCGTCACGGGCGCGTCCGACATCCCGGTCGAGCTGATCCGGCGCGTGCACACCGAACTCCCCTTCCAGACCCTGGCCACCGGCTACGGGCTGACGGAGTGCGGTACGGCGACGCTGTCGCGACCCGGCGATACGTTCACCGACATCGCCACCACGGTGGGTACGCCTTGCGACGGAGTCGAGGTCCGCCTGGCCGACGACCGCGAGGTGCTGGTCCGTGGCTACAGCGTCATGCAGGGTTATCTCGACGATCCGGCGGCCACCGCCGAGGCGATCGACGCCGATGGCTGGCTACACACTGGCGACCTTGGCGAGTTCACCGATTCCGGCCGCCTGCGCATCGTCGGCCGCAAGAAGGACATGTTCATCGTCGGCGGCTTCAACGCCTATCCCGCCGAGATCGAGGGCTTCCTGCTCGAGCATCCGGCCATCGCACAGGCAGCGGTGATCGGCGTGCCCGACGAGCGCCTCGGCCAGGTCGGCAAGGCGTTCGTGGTGCTGCGAGACGGCGCAGCGCCGCTGTCGGCCGACGACGTCGTCGAGTGGAGTCGCGGCCGAATGGCCGGATTCAAGGTGCCGCGGTCTGTACAGTTCCTCGACGAGTTACCCACGAACGCAACGGGCAAGGTCGTCAAGGACCTGCTGCGCTGA